From Methanomicrobiales archaeon HGW-Methanomicrobiales-1, a single genomic window includes:
- the hisD gene encoding histidinol dehydrogenase, which yields MWKAVEIDAWIAGRQSSLEDVRATVTEIIGRVQNEGDAALIDLAKKHCALTDVTVSDDEREDAYEQVDAKIIESLIEAHARIERFHELQKPRDLWLQEMEPGIVLGVKTTPLNRVGLYIPGGRAAYPSSALMCAVPARVAGVKEICACSPPPIKPLTLVALDIAGVTEIYNAGGAQAVAAMALGTQSIRPVQKIVGPGNVYVTLAKMMLREKVEIDFPAGPSEIGIIADATADPRIVAADILAQSEHDPNAACILITTDKALPAKVGREIEAMTKVAPRKEIIEQSLNNSGYFIADTMEEAIFASDAVAPEHLSIQVADPLSVVTRVKNAGAIFVGRYSAVACGDYAVGTNHCLPTAGYAKTYSGLDVNHFCKTASVEILDRDGLETIGDIVETIADAEGLHAHAESVRVRRDFGRKGC from the coding sequence ATGTGGAAGGCAGTGGAGATCGATGCGTGGATCGCGGGAAGGCAGTCAAGCCTCGAGGATGTCCGGGCCACCGTAACAGAGATCATCGGCCGCGTGCAGAACGAAGGGGATGCTGCACTTATTGATCTGGCAAAGAAGCACTGTGCGTTGACCGATGTAACCGTGTCGGATGATGAGCGCGAGGATGCCTATGAGCAGGTTGATGCGAAGATCATCGAGAGCCTGATCGAGGCCCATGCCCGCATCGAACGCTTCCACGAACTCCAGAAGCCCCGCGACCTCTGGCTGCAGGAGATGGAACCGGGTATCGTGCTCGGTGTCAAGACCACGCCCTTAAACCGTGTCGGGCTCTACATTCCCGGAGGCCGGGCCGCATACCCGTCATCCGCTCTTATGTGTGCGGTACCCGCCCGGGTTGCCGGGGTAAAGGAGATCTGCGCCTGCTCCCCGCCCCCGATCAAGCCATTAACGCTTGTTGCACTGGACATTGCCGGTGTCACCGAGATCTATAATGCCGGTGGCGCACAGGCAGTTGCCGCGATGGCGCTCGGAACCCAATCCATCCGGCCCGTGCAGAAGATTGTCGGGCCCGGCAACGTGTATGTCACGCTGGCAAAGATGATGCTCCGCGAAAAGGTGGAGATCGATTTCCCGGCCGGCCCCAGCGAGATTGGGATCATTGCCGATGCAACCGCCGATCCCCGTATCGTTGCTGCCGACATCCTTGCCCAGTCCGAGCATGACCCCAATGCTGCCTGTATCCTGATCACGACCGATAAGGCCCTCCCGGCAAAAGTCGGCCGCGAGATAGAAGCGATGACAAAGGTTGCCCCCCGGAAAGAGATCATCGAACAGTCGCTTAACAACTCCGGGTATTTCATTGCCGACACGATGGAAGAAGCGATCTTTGCATCGGATGCTGTTGCTCCTGAACACCTCTCGATACAGGTTGCCGACCCCTTATCCGTTGTCACGAGAGTGAAGAACGCCGGGGCAATCTTTGTCGGGCGCTACTCGGCAGTTGCCTGCGGGGATTATGCCGTGGGGACCAACCACTGCCTCCCCACCGCAGGGTATGCAAAGACCTATTCCGGTCTTGACGTGAACCATTTCTGCAAGACCGCATCGGTCGAGATCCTTGACCGGGACGGGCTTGAGACGATTGGCGATATCGTTGAGACGATTGCCGATGCAGAAGGCCTTCACGCCCATGCAGAATCCGTGCGGGTGCGCAGGGATTTCGGCCGGAAAGGCTGCTAA
- a CDS encoding BREX system ATP-binding protein BrxD — MNLPEPERMDQRRLESINIINALRRGTVPASGLERIAVGLDVEEGVISKQLDYVAQSGGDLKFIRGEYGSGKTFLVARALEIARTKGFVTSHVIISSSTPLYKIKGIYQQVCANLRTGNEEHAIKTILDNWLFAIEERLLSVSGSGLEDAALEEATEREIETALSGISEVNTALAAALRTYYRANNAGDFQLAQAALGWIAGEPNIGRDFKQKAGIKGEIDDTIAFLFLRGLVSIIHGAGYNGIAIAVDEMETTQGLQRSQREKGYHTLVQIIDALDRGDMPRCFFLFTGTPAMYDGSRGIRSVPPLYDRISVVQNDAYRNPRQPQILLEKFDTSKLELVALKVVDVYAQAYTEPDRERVSHRFIRAMIKKITTRFGGRIDVIPRIFLKEFVDVLDKCELYEDYKPGDAYDFDAEHLKGDLKKEEEAVMVVRF; from the coding sequence ATGAATTTACCGGAACCTGAACGGATGGACCAGCGCCGGCTCGAGAGCATCAACATCATCAATGCGTTACGCAGGGGCACGGTTCCTGCGAGCGGGCTTGAACGGATCGCTGTCGGCCTCGATGTTGAAGAGGGTGTGATCAGCAAACAACTGGATTACGTGGCCCAGAGCGGCGGGGATCTCAAGTTTATCCGGGGCGAGTACGGGAGCGGTAAGACATTTCTGGTTGCCCGGGCACTTGAGATCGCCCGCACCAAGGGGTTTGTCACCTCGCATGTGATCATATCGTCCTCCACCCCGCTCTACAAGATCAAGGGAATCTACCAGCAGGTCTGTGCCAACCTCCGCACCGGCAATGAAGAGCATGCGATCAAGACAATTCTCGACAACTGGCTCTTTGCCATCGAAGAGCGTCTGCTTTCCGTGAGCGGAAGCGGTCTTGAAGATGCTGCCCTTGAAGAGGCCACCGAGCGGGAGATCGAAACGGCACTCAGCGGTATCAGCGAGGTCAACACCGCACTTGCAGCGGCACTGCGCACCTATTACCGGGCGAACAATGCCGGCGACTTCCAGCTGGCACAGGCAGCACTCGGCTGGATTGCCGGCGAACCGAATATCGGGCGGGACTTCAAGCAGAAAGCGGGGATCAAGGGCGAGATCGATGACACCATCGCGTTTCTCTTCCTGCGGGGCCTGGTCTCAATCATTCACGGGGCGGGATACAACGGGATTGCGATTGCGGTCGACGAAATGGAGACCACGCAGGGGCTCCAGCGCAGCCAGCGGGAGAAGGGTTACCACACGCTCGTGCAGATCATCGATGCCCTCGACCGGGGCGATATGCCGCGCTGCTTCTTCCTCTTTACCGGCACGCCCGCCATGTATGACGGTTCCCGCGGGATCCGTTCCGTCCCTCCGCTCTATGACCGGATCAGCGTGGTGCAGAACGATGCCTATCGCAACCCCCGCCAGCCGCAGATCCTGCTGGAGAAGTTCGATACCTCAAAACTCGAACTGGTGGCGCTCAAGGTTGTGGATGTTTATGCCCAGGCATACACGGAACCGGATCGCGAACGGGTCTCGCACCGCTTTATCCGGGCCATGATCAAAAAGATCACTACGCGTTTCGGGGGACGGATTGACGTAATCCCCCGGATATTCTTAAAAGAATTTGTCGATGTGCTGGACAAATGCGAGCTCTACGAGGACTATAAGCCCGGAGATGCTTATGACTTCGATGCCGAACATCTCAAGGGCGACTTAAAAAAAGAAGAAGAGGCGGTGATGGTGGTCAGGTTCTGA
- a CDS encoding glycosyl transferase has translation MTNPGVSFSLVIPAYNEENRIQSLFDEISVFDGELIVVCDGTDRTADCVSRIADNRKDLTIRCLVFDHRLGKGGGVIEGLNAARAPLVGYFDADGSTSIGEMIRLFSRLADSDCAIGSRWVPGSTLRVRQGFMRRMESRAFNLLIRMLFGLTFNDTQCGAKVFRKTAIDTVLPQMTSRGFEFDVELLWRLQRAGYSITEVPIIWQNQGDSRVQKRDMFRMLKGLFAIRFGSGNV, from the coding sequence ATGACCAATCCCGGCGTATCGTTCAGTCTCGTCATTCCCGCATACAATGAGGAGAACCGGATCCAGTCCCTCTTTGATGAGATATCAGTGTTTGACGGCGAACTTATCGTAGTCTGTGACGGGACCGACAGGACTGCTGATTGTGTCAGCAGGATCGCAGATAACCGGAAGGATCTCACGATCCGCTGTCTCGTTTTCGATCACCGGCTGGGAAAGGGAGGCGGCGTGATCGAAGGACTCAATGCCGCACGGGCGCCGCTGGTGGGGTACTTCGATGCGGATGGATCTACAAGTATCGGTGAGATGATCCGGCTTTTCTCCCGGCTTGCTGATTCCGACTGTGCGATCGGTTCACGCTGGGTGCCGGGTTCAACACTTCGCGTGAGACAGGGATTTATGCGCAGGATGGAGAGCCGGGCATTTAATCTCCTGATACGGATGCTCTTCGGGCTCACCTTCAATGACACGCAATGCGGGGCAAAGGTATTCAGGAAAACCGCAATCGATACGGTTTTGCCACAGATGACGTCGCGGGGATTCGAGTTCGATGTCGAACTGCTCTGGCGGCTGCAGCGTGCAGGATACAGCATAACTGAAGTTCCCATCATCTGGCAGAACCAGGGGGACTCGCGGGTACAGAAGCGGGACATGTTCCGGATGCTTAAGGGGCTTTTTGCGATCCGGTTCGGTTCAGGAAACGTATGA
- a CDS encoding phenylacetic acid degradation protein, with product MSYLENIRQQGRNANPFFCQMGIDIVSYDAGTAVLKMQVRPDMLNGVGWLQGGMLVALADEAIALALYTLLKENEGIATISESTSFVKGVREGVIVAEAKVIKKGRRVAFAEAEVFLENGEKTMLSRTSAAFAVTAKE from the coding sequence ATGTCCTATCTTGAAAATATCCGGCAGCAGGGCCGGAATGCCAACCCGTTCTTTTGCCAGATGGGGATCGATATCGTCAGCTATGATGCAGGAACGGCAGTACTGAAAATGCAGGTCCGGCCCGACATGCTCAACGGGGTCGGCTGGCTCCAGGGTGGCATGCTCGTGGCGCTTGCCGATGAAGCGATTGCACTGGCTCTCTATACCCTGCTTAAAGAGAACGAAGGGATTGCCACCATCTCCGAGTCCACCAGTTTTGTCAAAGGGGTACGGGAGGGTGTGATCGTTGCCGAGGCAAAGGTGATCAAGAAGGGCAGGCGTGTTGCTTTTGCCGAGGCCGAAGTATTCCTGGAAAATGGCGAAAAGACGATGCTTTCCCGGACTTCGGCTGCCTTTGCCGTGACGGCAAAAGAATAA